The Mastacembelus armatus chromosome 4, fMasArm1.2, whole genome shotgun sequence genome segment CACCTCTGTCACATCCAGGGGTGGACCGAGCGATGAGGCCTCCCCCAGCCAAGAGGAGCCTGAGGGCGGTGGCGGTGGgggcagcagtggtggtggCCAGTACGGCGAGGGTCCCCAGGCCTCGGTCTCTACCACGGGGCCTGACTGACCCTGAGTGGGGGTAGGGTTGAGCTCGagttggggggtggggggagggtTCTGATCCTGTTGTACCTAAAGGTAACGGGATGTGAACCCGCTGAAGTCAAAGCTGCAACAGAAAGGACGCCTCAGCGTTCGAACTGAGATTTTTTCCGCTTTAAACCGCATCTACCTTCACTAACCAAACAGAACAGATTAAGCTAAAATGAAGAAACGCCACACACTCCAGCAACCTCATACGCCACCCACCGCAGTGGTTCTCGCCTCCATCGAGTTTATGTTACAGATTTCTACTTTTTTACAGGTTCACAATGCAGCATTACAACGGTCTGTCTGGTGGAGACTTTGCCAAACTACCCAGTGCCAGTTCAACAGTTCACGTCCTTCGTATTTGCCTTGAGACAATCTGGAGCGGTCGGGTTAATAAACAGTCCTGCGCTCTCTGAGGTAGATGAGAAAACTACGACTGTTAAAGTCCAGTGTGATCGGAGTTTCTGgtgtttttccaaaacaaaacatttcactagACTCGCCGTGCACCGTGAGCACAGAGGCTTCCTCTCCTTTCTTACTTTTACAATGCTCCAGAGATTAGAAATTATTTTATCACGTGGAAGTTTCATTATTGATCAGTGTGCCAGTTCATTTCTTGGGTGATCagttgatttatttaaaggGGGGGTTCAACCATGTGCAGTGGATTAccaatcatttcttttttcttgtgaaattattttttatttaaaagcatcttTTATCTTCTATTCTGCATTAGGAAAATCTGTTATGTAGCTTTCACCTGCGTCCCATGGTGTTCCTCAGGGAACAGAACCAGCTCAAGTGTCAGCACAGTGGGAGGAGCTCCGATCACACTGGCTATAATCGAAAATTTGGCTGTAAAATCAATAGAAATTCTTCAGATCAAAGTTGAGTTTCGCGGCAGTTGAAGTTTTATGGACCTGGTAGAACGGACCGTCTGGCAGCCTGTTGCCTGAACAGACTCACCACAGGAAAAACCGAACAGATAAGCTACACAGCTCAGTTACCTCTCATCACTACGCaatacagctgctgctgcacagctccGCACCACCAGGGGGCGCTCTGACCACTCAGAGATCTCCGTCAGTCTTCTCAGATATTTTTATAAACAAGCATGTCCTgactgtgcttttatttttctgggaCACGTTTCGCTCAGACAGAAGCTTCATGGAGGACGAGGACACGTGTCGTGACCTGGTCAGTAACGTCAGTCGCAGTGAGTCCAAACAAAATCAGCTGCAGAGAAGAAGGACAGAAGAACAAGTCCAGCAGAAGCTGATACAGAACATTGATCAGGGACTATAAACACCATGATAACCGTCATTATCAAAAACAGAGGCACATACACTTACATTAGCATACAAGCTAACGTGTGTTAGCATACTCATCATTTACAAACTGTATTCTGCTGGTTCAGAATTGATATAGTAATTATTCTATTTATTCTTGTTATATTTAATGTTGGTATTGTTATAATCAGCAGCACAGACCTGTACTGATTAAAACAGCCTGTGGGCCACAGCTTATTCCACTGTAACAGCTCAGGTGCTGCTTGTTAATAATTTCATCCTGCACCACAAACCTACACTGCTAGAAGAACTAGTGACCCGATAGCTACCTGGAGTTCACTGAATCTACTTTTAGAAAGTAGATtttcaaagtgaaatggtagaaaaatgacaaaagttGGTGAAAGCCTGTCTAGCTGCTGTTGGCAGGTGAACAGCTGGTCCAATCAGAATACAGTTTGCATATGATGAGAAATAATATATATTGAAACAAGTGTGACCTCCAACATCTGTACAGTCAGGCCACATGTGCAGCAGAGGCAACACACCACTGCTGACAGTTCTGATCAGACAGGGTGAGGAGCCAGACCCTGTCAGACCACATGGATGTAGTAGCCAGGCCATGGAGCTGGACAAAACAAATCCCTCCCTGCTGGAGGCTGGGAGCAGATCGGACCACCTGGCAACCAAAGGAAAGATGGCATGGCCCCGTTGGTCCTCCAGAACACCAAAAAACTTCAGCACTTAGAGACGGGGTCCGAAACAGAAACTTTTTATAAGAACAATGAAAATCTACACATATTATCAAACATATTTAAACTACTAAGATGTTTTTTGCATAAGAATAATGTAAACGAGCTAAGAGTTGGATTCAGATGTATGGCAGGTAGCACATGGATCggctgttactgttttttttttgtttgttttgtttttctttttacagagCTGTGAATCAGATTCTCAGTGGACGGTAACTTTTTATGCAAGTGGAGCCAGCGGCTCAGTCCTCCCAGATCGCACCGCCGCCGCGCTCACTCTTCAGGCTAAGTCAGGAACTATCAGGTATACAGACTCTTCTCATATTCCGTGAATCGGATGTTCACCTTTCCCTACGTAGCAGAACGCTAACCTCAGTGCAAGAAACAACTCACCTGTAAATAGCATCAGGTGTGAAATTCCTGCAAGGCGCAACAGGGGGCGACACAACACAACCAGGGCTGGGCAATATGGAACAAAAATCAGTAGTCTCGACAACCACAAGACCTCGTTTAATGTCCCCGGCCCCAGATGTTTTCTGATAGGCCGACGTTTGTTTTTGACTCCAGTGTTAAATAAGCTGTTTTTAGGATCTTCACCTCAACCTCCATTTATCAACCTATTTTCAGACGTCATGTTGTGTTTTGAGACTCACATATCACATGTTGGACtgaaagaaaatgaggaaaatacCAGAAATATTCTTTAAGAAAATCTACAAATATGAATTGGTTTTAGTTTCAAAAGCGTTCACGTCACAAAGCCTTGTATTTGTAAATCttccaaaacatgaaaataacaatTACTATGTTTCTGCTTCAGTTAGGGCAGCTATAATATTTGCACATAGTGACTCGCGACAGTGCTATTGAATATGTCTGGACTTCTTAAACCAGCATGACAACACGTTGAGTCCAAAGTCTGAACTGATCTAGAGGTCTCGGCAATTCGTTTTAATTGAGTGGATTAGATCTTTtagaaatttcagttttaatggGCAAATTATACATTTCAGGATAAGTTCTAATCTGGAAATATTAGCCATGAGTTTATTTTCTGCACACATGGAGAAATCTGTGTTTCAGGGTCCAGGTTCATACAGTCCAGAACGAGGGAAATAACCGAGCCGGTCGACATTTTAATTCGAGTCCTCACTGATCCCGTTACTGGCTGCAAAAATTTCTACTAAAAACAGTCTGTGGTGCAACTTGTTTTAAACTCCAGTTTTTAAGTGGCCATGTTAGTAAATGTAATGACTGGTGTCTTCATTATTTAATAGAAAACCAGGGTaatataaactttattaatcactgAAGGAATTTCAGAAACAAATTACATCCAAAATTATGACAAACGGCCTTAGGATGTTCCCTAATTTTAGCGTCTGCCAAAAAAGCAGAATTGGTTCtagcaaataaaaatgaactgaacttaAATGTCAGGATTCTGAAGCATGGCTTTACAACGAAGCAGGAGGAATCGGTGTCTGTTTCAGCTGCCTCATGCTTCACTTTTCAGCTTTTTACACTTGAGCTGTTTcccagacagaaacaacaaagttcagtgttttcttcacctttttttctttttaaaaaattcccGCTCTAGATCTGGTTCTGTTCATTGTTGTTTCATTGAAACTAAAACTGCACCATCATTCAAGAACTTCCAACACACAGTTTAGGTCTGTTAAAAATCAAGACATGTTGCCCAGCTCCAACGCAAGAACACAAACTCAGTCAGCGGAGAGATGAAAAgtcgatttaaaaaaaaaaagaaaatcaatcaataaaaatgatcaGTTTGTATCTGAATATTCTGGCCTCAGCAGCCACAACCATCTACAGTCATCGACAGAGTTTAAAACCAGactcatctctctcctctgcacTGAGCGGGCGAAGCACGAAGGACTGCGCATAATTTCAAGCCAGTTAAAGTGGTTCAGCCTGGTCTGGTCCAGTTCAGCCCAGTCGGCTCGAGGAACGCGGAAAGCAGGAAAAGTCGGATCAGAGTTGTGTTTAGGCCAAACTCTTCACATTCAGCTTCAGTTTTTACTCTGGTTCTGCAGTAATTCCTGATGTGATCCTTCTTTAAGCATCGACATgattgaattaaaaaaagactcaTTCAGGGTAAATTTAGTCCAGAACTGCAGAAACTGCTTTTGCAAATAACGTAAAAATACTCTGGAAGAACTTAGAgcttaaatgttttcattcccttcattgtctttttttgaGAAGTTAACCTGCAGTTTCCAGCCTCACCTGAACAAAACTCAAAGTGTGAGAGTGAACCATGTGATCACACCTGAAACCTACTGACTGTGACGAGTTCCTGGCTCTGATTGGACATTTCGAGTCGAAGGGTCACACCTGCGAATCCGACTTTTTCTCTATGACGGTTACTCGGTTCAGTTTCAGTCACACTGTGAAAACAGCCcaacctcatcatcatcatcatcatcctcatcctcatcatgTGTCTTTGAGTCGGTCGAGGATTTCGTTCCTCTGACCTGCTCCGTTTGCTTTAAATGCCAAATGTTGGTTTCATGTttctggctttttcttttttatcatgTGAATCAAATGTTATATGAATATTCAGTAGCCGTGACCACAGCAAACATAATTATAAATCTAATCATTTAGATGTATTCCCTTAATGAGATTACTCTTTACTGTTGATTCCTCAAAGTATATCCTAATATATCAATGCAGGAAATGAGTCAAAGAAAAAGGATTTAGTAAATTAACTtttaatactgtacattttttaaagagGAGGTACTAAACCTGTTGTGTAGTAGACGAACCTGAAAGGTTTTATGTGAAGATCTTTTctgttgcatgttttaaaagatgttggtggagggagggggggtGAGGCCAAAGGTTGATTATTAGTTTAGAAAAATGTGAAGAAGCTTCTTTCACTATGACCACTAGATCACCACAGGTCGCATCTCCTTCAAAGGAAATAAAGCACTTTAAGTGTCAGACTGCAGCGTGCTGCCTCTCTTTACCCATAATTCAGTGGGGCGGGCAGGGACACTGAGTAACATTATACTTCACATTACAGATAATTGTTGTGCTTCTAGCTGCACTGCAGTCCTGATGACAGATTAAAGACTCAACTTATAAAATCCAACTGCCTTAAAGATGAAAAGGGTCTTTCCCTTTAAACCTTCAGATGTGTCCTTTAAACACAGAGGTTCCGCAAAACCGAAGGAAAAAGTACAAAGGTCAGGACTGTCATGTGACGACCCTTCATATTTACCTGGTGACCCTGTGGAGGGGCCCCGCGCCCAGGTTGGGAACTACTGGATTAAACTAAGTGTTTATAAAGCAGCTCCAACAGGAAAACTCTGCTGAGGACTCAGGATTAATGATCTGCTCATTTTACTGCAGGGTGTGTACTTCTACTTCCAGTACATTTATCTCATGATACTTCAGTACTTTTACTGATTGAATGCAGGACTATTTTACATGATGCTGCAGGTACTTTAGCCTGTAGCAGCAGCCTGTGGGCCGGGCTTCAGTGGTCGCAGGGGTCGGACACACGACCGATGAACAGCAGCGTGTTGATGCTGGACTctctgatgagcagcaggaacGGCCGGTCGGCCAGAAACACCTCACGGTTTAAGTTGAAGGAGCGTCCGATGGCCACGACGGCCGTGGCTGCCGCAGCCTCACTGCCCTCCTCGTTCACCTGAGACCCACAACACAGGCTCATTAGGATCTGGTTCTGCTGGGCTCTGACTCACGACTAAGGGTTCgtcaaatgaaaattaaatgacaaatgaagATGTGTTTATAGGCTGATTTAGGTTTAAATATTTAGGCAGCAGATTTTTTTAGACACGCTGAAAACGGCTGGAGATAAAACTCTAAATGAAACTGTAGGCTCAACACAGCGACCTCTCCCTGAGGTTTAAACCTGATCTGTGTACACCAGGGACCAGAGCATTAAACTGACCTCTAGGAAGGCTTTGTGGTAGGCATCTGATATGTAGAGACCATCACTGTCTTCCTCCAGCATCCctgcaacaaacacacaggtgagttACAGGTACAACAGTGAAACTGAAATCTGCTCATTCAGCCTGTTTCACATGGTGATTCAGAGGAAACCTCATTAACAGCACATCTGCATGTGATCCAGGTGGAGGTACCTGGTAGACTGGCCTTCTCTGGGCTGAACAGGTCGCTGAGGCCCATGGCCTGGAGCTTCTCCTTCAGACTGAAACTGTCCTCCACCCTGAATCGAGGGACGTGGACAGAGACCGTGGTTTCCACTATCGCACTCAACCAGTCACTCAGTTTTTTCAGGCTCAGACTCTCTTCCAcctcaacacaaaaacagaataagTCAGGAACACAGGTAACACAGAACACTGGGTTTCTGCAGGTTTCATCAAGTTAACTTAAGACCTCGTTTAGGCCTGGTTCACAGCCACACATGGAGGAAACCAGCTGAGCTCACGTTGAACAAGAAGACACTGAGTCCTGGACCCTGATGTTTTATCTCCAGGGTGTAAAGTCCACAGCAGCTGGTTCTTAATGTGGCTGTGGATCCAGACCGtgttccagctgctgctgccggGGCCTCGGTGAAGCTGCCCATGTTGACGCGCAACAACAGAGTTGGACGGAGGCGTTCGTGTCGTTCCGACTTTTCTTCAGACCCAAAGTTCCTCATGTCAGTGTTTCCTGGTGCAGCAGCTTCCAGCTGGTTGTGTCCAACAGGCTCCAACTAAACTCTCATTAAAGCTGCACTTCCCCATATCAGGTGGATGGAAGGAGCAGAAACCAGCAGTGATGGAAGAGCCGCTGTTATCTCCCACAGCACAACGCGCTCGCTCACTGTTCTCCCATCAGCTCTGACCGCGCCGCAAAGGGTCACATGTTCTGCTCCCAGGATGCTTTGCTTCTGTAGTTTTATGTGAGAAAGAACTACAACATGGACCCAAAGGAGCCCATTAAAACACGACTGAGACCCTGTACCTTACAACCATCAGCCTCAACATGGTCAATATTTATGATCTTTCAAAATAGTATTTGAGGcctaaaattcagtttatttccTTTTAGACTTTTTAGGCACCGCAAAAACGCTGTGGTAGGTGACACCATGCTCCATCACAGGACAGTCAAACCAAAACATGAAGACGTCACACTACATGAGTAGCTGAGAATGACATTTTATAGATGAAACAAAACGTGTTTAATGAACAGATGCGCCACACTCCATAATAAACGGTCGACTGGTCGTGGTTTGAGTTAATCGGTATCTGAACACTTGTTATTGTTGAGTCTCCCGTCGCTCCATTTATTGATTATGATTCACACGTGTTTGCTGCTGATAAAAAGCTGTGGCTACGCGCTGAACCCGCTTACCTTACTGAGCGCCGTGCCTCTGCTCGGCAGGATCATCACCATGGTGATGTCGTCTCCACGGTACGGCATCTCCAGCAGCTGCACCTGGTCGTCCGGGAAGTGCCCGTACCTGAACTTGGCCTCCTGGTACATCATGTTCACTGAGCAGCTGTGGCTCTCACTGATGTGGAAGTCGGAGGCGAAGACGTTGTCTTTGTCGAACTTGTTCTTCCACTGACCCTGAGAGGAAGAAACAACATTACGGAGGCAAATTCAAAGCAGAGCCCAATTATTTGCACCTGAGAGTGGCACAGATTTTTGTGGTGCATCTTTTGAAACAGAGTCAAGCAGAGCAAAGATGATCCGCTTGATAGCTCGTACTCTCTGGACTCCAAACTATGTTTCCAAAACATGTTGTGATAATTGACTTATTTCCCCTTGAGGCTACAGTGGGGGATGTAACACAACCGCATTTTATCCCTGAACATATTTCCAGTGAACACACCTAGGACACCGAGCTGAAGAATTCATCACCTTCTGATGAATAAAAAGGAACCAATCCCAACATGCAGTGGGTGGGAAGCAggtccaccctggacaagtTCAAACCTCCAGCTGTGATTGGACGTTTCAGGTACCTTGAAGTAGATGGTGTTGACGAGGACCAGGATGGTAGTGGAGTCCAGTGCCCCCTGTGGTAGAGTGTCCTGGATCCGGTTTTCTGTCTTGTTGGAAATCCAGCTGTTGATGGTGAGCCGGGCCTTCTCGGGGTTCACCTGAAGCACAGAACCGGGGTGATTGGTGTGACCAGAGTCAAGGTTGTGAGTTGACTGGTTGAACATAACATTACCTTGAAGTTGAGGGGCAGCAGCTTGGCCCCATACACCATCTCACTGATGTTTTGATATGTCTCGCTGAACGTCAGAGATTTGTCTCCGAACAGCCTGTTGGCAGAGATCAGCTCCGTGGTCTTGTCCTTCTTCCTGTACAGACGACAGTTCAGTTTGGCGAAGAAGAAGTGGACCTGATCTGACGTCTTCTCCTTGATGGTGTCGAACTCAAACACCTGCAGTCAGAAATAAACGGACAACAGTCAAATCTGGTTTGTGGGCAGGACCAGCTGATGCAGCGGAGTGTTCTGAACTGTGATTTTCTTGGTCTGACCTTCATGATCTGTTGCAGCGTTTGGTTGCAGGCTCCCAGTTTGGTCATGGCGAATGCAGTGGAGATGCTGATGGGTGACATGAAGATGTTGTTCTCAGGGTTCTTGCTGAGGACCAGCTGTTTGTACAGGGAAAGGGCAAAGCGACTGTTGGCCTTCGACAGCTCCCACACTCGGGGGTTGGTGGACTCGG includes the following:
- the serpinc1 gene encoding antithrombin-III, yielding MRTADWLLVLASLPFVALAVHPDICSAKPKDLPLEPHCIYRNPDPEGLTQVPQLVPESTNPRVWELSKANSRFALSLYKQLVLSKNPENNIFMSPISISTAFAMTKLGACNQTLQQIMKVFEFDTIKEKTSDQVHFFFAKLNCRLYRKKDKTTELISANRLFGDKSLTFSETYQNISEMVYGAKLLPLNFKVNPEKARLTINSWISNKTENRIQDTLPQGALDSTTILVLVNTIYFKGQWKNKFDKDNVFASDFHISESHSCSVNMMYQEAKFRYGHFPDDQVQLLEMPYRGDDITMVMILPSRGTALSKVEESLSLKKLSDWLSAIVETTVSVHVPRFRVEDSFSLKEKLQAMGLSDLFSPEKASLPGMLEEDSDGLYISDAYHKAFLEVNEEGSEAAAATAVVAIGRSFNLNREVFLADRPFLLLIRESSINTLLFIGRVSDPCDH